The following coding sequences lie in one Flexivirga oryzae genomic window:
- a CDS encoding flavin reductase, protein MKYSPATERNPLPYSPFKACTVPRPIGWLSSVSRDGVENLAPYSQWQNLTFDPPMVMFSANQYPDGRRKDTVVNAERTGWFAWNMATWELRDAVNISAMALPDHESEFERAGLRRETADLSGVPMVADSPCHFECKYLSTHRLVGNSEVGTIDIVFASVERIHIADDALTPDGKLDVSRIQPIARMGYYDYTVVKDTFEMRIPGATAEAADGLEGAAG, encoded by the coding sequence GTGAAATACAGCCCTGCCACCGAGCGGAACCCCCTGCCCTACTCCCCCTTCAAGGCGTGCACCGTGCCGCGCCCGATCGGCTGGCTCTCCAGCGTCAGCCGGGACGGCGTGGAGAACCTCGCGCCATACAGCCAGTGGCAGAACCTGACGTTCGACCCGCCGATGGTGATGTTCTCCGCAAACCAGTACCCGGACGGCCGGCGCAAGGACACCGTCGTCAACGCGGAGCGGACCGGCTGGTTCGCGTGGAACATGGCCACCTGGGAGCTGCGCGACGCCGTCAACATCAGCGCCATGGCCCTCCCCGATCACGAGAGCGAGTTCGAACGTGCCGGTCTGCGCCGCGAAACCGCAGACCTGTCAGGGGTTCCCATGGTTGCCGACAGCCCCTGCCACTTCGAGTGCAAGTACCTGTCCACCCACCGCCTGGTGGGCAACTCCGAGGTCGGCACCATCGATATCGTCTTCGCCAGCGTCGAGCGCATCCACATCGCGGATGACGCCCTCACGCCGGACGGCAAGCTCGACGTCTCGCGCATCCAGCCCATCGCCCGCATGGGCTACTACGACTACACCGTCGTCAAGGACACCTTCGAGATGCGCATCCCTGGTGCCACCGCGGAAGCCGCGGACGGACTTGAGGGCGCGGCGGGTTAG
- a CDS encoding purine-cytosine permease family protein: MNTLEQRSIDFIPPDERHGSPRSLLFVWFAANTSITAVVTGALFVVLGNTALWSIPAIVLGNIAGGFFTSLHSAQGPRLGVPQMIQSRAQFGYLGAILPLVLALMIFLGFYATGLVLGGQALANLLHISRHLGAVLFAVVSTVLAIYGYRYIHRFSHLAAVLSGVVFVGLFVRIGFDSHTGAAFSHHEFAAAPFVLGVSLSASWQLTFGPYIADYSRYLPETTPKSATIGWTFLGSVLGGSLAMVLGALVAAIGGAAFLSDQVGYLADLGGALSALVLLAVICGKLTGDTLSAYGGYMSVVTIVTSITGQKVIRPKHRAIYVTLISAAALAIALAATNSFLTSFTNFLLFLLYFMTPWSAINLVDFYWVRREQYRIQDLFDPHGSYGRINKAAFTAYLIGVAIQIPFMNSSLYVGPIADWLGGAEVAWVLGLLVAGGLYYVLSAAVRREHLPVAELPAEPASAAAN, encoded by the coding sequence ATGAACACACTCGAACAGCGATCGATCGACTTCATCCCGCCCGATGAACGGCACGGCTCACCGAGGAGCCTGCTCTTCGTGTGGTTCGCCGCGAACACCTCGATCACGGCAGTCGTCACCGGCGCCTTGTTCGTCGTCCTGGGCAACACCGCGCTCTGGTCGATCCCGGCGATCGTGCTGGGCAACATCGCCGGGGGCTTCTTCACGTCCCTGCACTCCGCGCAGGGCCCGAGGCTCGGTGTGCCGCAAATGATCCAGAGCAGAGCCCAATTCGGCTACCTGGGCGCCATACTCCCACTCGTCCTCGCCCTGATGATCTTCCTGGGCTTCTACGCGACAGGACTGGTGCTGGGCGGCCAGGCACTGGCCAACCTCCTGCACATCTCCCGGCACCTCGGGGCGGTCCTGTTCGCCGTCGTGTCAACGGTGCTGGCCATCTACGGTTACCGCTACATCCATCGCTTCTCCCACCTCGCGGCAGTGCTGAGCGGCGTGGTGTTCGTCGGCCTGTTCGTGCGGATCGGCTTCGACTCGCACACGGGCGCAGCCTTCAGCCACCACGAGTTCGCGGCCGCCCCGTTCGTCCTCGGCGTCTCACTCTCCGCGTCGTGGCAACTCACCTTCGGCCCGTACATCGCCGACTACTCGCGCTACCTGCCGGAGACCACCCCCAAGTCGGCAACCATCGGCTGGACCTTCCTCGGCAGCGTCCTCGGCGGCTCGCTCGCCATGGTGCTCGGCGCGCTGGTCGCGGCGATCGGCGGCGCCGCGTTCCTGAGCGACCAGGTCGGCTACCTCGCCGACCTCGGGGGCGCGCTGTCCGCCCTGGTCCTGCTCGCCGTCATCTGCGGCAAGCTCACCGGCGACACGCTGAGCGCGTACGGAGGTTACATGTCGGTGGTCACGATCGTCACCAGCATCACCGGCCAGAAGGTGATCCGACCGAAGCACCGCGCCATCTACGTCACGCTGATCTCGGCGGCGGCGCTGGCGATCGCGCTGGCCGCGACCAATTCGTTCCTCACATCGTTCACCAACTTCCTGCTCTTCCTGCTCTACTTCATGACCCCGTGGTCGGCCATCAACCTCGTCGACTTCTACTGGGTCCGTCGCGAGCAGTACCGCATCCAGGACCTGTTCGACCCGCACGGCAGCTACGGCCGGATCAACAAGGCAGCGTTCACCGCATACCTGATCGGCGTGGCGATCCAGATCCCGTTCATGAACAGCAGCCTGTATGTCGGCCCCATCGCCGACTGGCTCGGTGGCGCCGAGGTCGCCTGGGTGCTCGGCTTGCTGGTTGCCGGCGGTCTCTACTACGTCCTGTCCGCTGCTGTCCGGAGGGAACACCTTCCGGTTGCGGAGTTACCCGCCGAGCCGGCCTCCGCCGCAGCCAACTGA